In a single window of the Vitis vinifera cultivar Pinot Noir 40024 chromosome 6, ASM3070453v1 genome:
- the LOC132253952 gene encoding tryptophan N-monooxygenase CYP79A68-like gives MIKQPGILSKAVKKLMEWLERIDEFRNPTSVAGYSIPKGSHVLLSRLGLGRNPRIWEEPLNFNPERHLNASTVQAVELNEPNLRFISFSTGRRGCAGMLARLLQGFTWSPPPGQKEIDFSESRNDLSLLQNLCMP, from the coding sequence ATGATCAAGCAACCAGGGATTTTGAGCAAAGCAGTGAAGAAATTGATGGAGTGGTTGGAAAGGATAGACGAGTTCAGGAATCCGACTAGTGTTGCTGGGTACTCTATCCCCAAAGGCAGTCATGTCCTTCTGAGCCGTCTGGGGCTGGGCCGGAACCCTAGAATCTGGGAAGAACCGCTAAATTTCAATCCAGAGCGGCATCTGAATGCTAGTACAGTTCAAGCAGTGGAGTTGAACGAGCCAAACCTTCGCTTCATTTCCTTCAGTACTGGAAGGCGTGGGTGTGCAGGGATGTTAGCAAGGCTCCTTCAAGGCTTTACTTGGAGTCCGCCACCGGGCCAAAAGGAGATTGATTTCTCAGAGTCGAGAAATGATCTCTCTCTCTTGCAAAACCTCTGCATGCCCTAG